A window of Cydia pomonella isolate Wapato2018A chromosome 22, ilCydPomo1, whole genome shotgun sequence contains these coding sequences:
- the LOC133530111 gene encoding glutamate--cysteine ligase regulatory subunit has translation MLKSASKVTINTGNVLNLIDIKKKAGQNVTEELSESIKLTLSEWGSQNGVKLQNGTEDPDASHDSDYAVQSSVVTGTSSEVVVNITRPHDDVQIKMAEEERKNLKIGVKIFINEDSTTALGECLENVFTALHTTVIDNVILAYNPETPPKDQNEPMTAYSNKASPISLSNNVGAKIPSETDADSEADARKCEAILPGIKVLWAVLEDYVKNGRVNQLGVADVGGGCLYKLHAWAKVKPTIAQINLASCCVVPPSLHAFCRANDVQLLTHADPPDLLSLAAVKTLSEAGVCAGAGCRRLDWCARYQVHIKCRGVLALKGYVCKATLDNKVK, from the exons CTATCAGAAAGCATCAAGCTGACTCTATCAGAATGGGGCTCCCAAAACGGCGTCAAACTCCAAAATGGCACAGAAGACCCCGACGCCTCCCACGACTCCGACTACGCCGTCCAATCCTCCGTAGTCACGGGCACCAGCTCCGAAGTCGTAGTCAACATCACCAGGCCCCATGATGATGTGCAGATAAAGATGGCCGAGGAGGAACGGAAGAATTTGAAGATTGGTGTGAAGATATTTATTAATGAGGATAGTACGACTGCGCTTGGTGAATGTTTGGAGAATG TGTTTACGGCGCTACACACAACGGTGATAGACAACGTGATACTAGCATATAACCCGGAGACACCTCCTAAAGACCAGAACGAGCCCATGACAGCATATTCTAATAAGGCGTCGCCTATATCGCTGAGCAATAATGTTG GAGCAAAAATCCCATCAGAGACAGACGCAGACAGCGAAGCCGATGCGCGCAAGTGTGAAGCCATACTTCCGGGGATTAAGGTGTTGTGGGCCGTATTAGAAGATTATGTCAAAAACG GTCGAGTGAACCAGCTAGGCGTAGCCGACGTCGGCGGCGGCTGCCTATACAAACTGCACGCGTGGGCCAAAGTGAAGCCAACCATCGCTCAAATAAACCTGGCTTCCTGCTGCGTGGTGCCGCCCTCCCTGCACGCTTTCTGTCGCGCCAATGACGTGCAGTTGCTGACACATGCTGACCCGCCAG ATCTCCTGTCCCTAGCCGCCGTGAAGACGCTGTCGGAGGCCGGCGTGTGCGCGGGCGCGGGCTGCCGCCGCCTGGACTGGTGCGCGCGCTACCAGGTGCACATCAAGTGCCGCGGCGTGCTCGCCCTCAAGGGCTACGTGTGTAAGGCCACGCTCGATAACAAGGTTAAATAA